A single genomic interval of Candidatus Jordarchaeales archaeon harbors:
- a CDS encoding radical SAM protein — translation MSAYCSMVRQGYASGSCMVEMGDGSFRPACKATLRKEGDTWYRLIRAAHLSRPEDYLSIYQSGCNHSCLKCHSWDFSQRYNGFWASVEELAEMAAEYEGIVTVWEPRERATMFHATDLCHHCGMCVVYGVRGRLCPRKLRREQVVLSPQGYGPARNIVSFTGGDVVCQAEFYAEAAEAIKDACSNMWVLIETNGYGLTPRNLEVLASGGVDSFWLDIKAYDEEVYRRLCGTTNKWILEAPELIVDMGFVLEVLTLYIPGWVEVDQIVKVAELVRDVDPEIPFTVLAFFPAYRLSNVRSPSLLEMVKAYLAVKETGLKNVKLGNCGVFARTREDWDILLATVGLEAIG, via the coding sequence TTGAGCGCGTATTGTAGCATGGTTAGGCAGGGTTATGCTTCAGGTAGCTGTATGGTTGAGATGGGCGACGGGTCGTTTAGGCCGGCGTGTAAGGCGACTCTTAGAAAGGAGGGGGACACCTGGTATAGGCTTATCAGGGCGGCTCACTTGTCTAGGCCGGAGGACTACCTCAGCATTTACCAGAGCGGGTGTAACCACAGCTGTTTGAAGTGCCACTCTTGGGATTTCTCGCAGAGGTATAATGGCTTCTGGGCTTCTGTTGAGGAGCTGGCTGAGATGGCGGCGGAGTACGAGGGGATTGTGACCGTCTGGGAACCTAGGGAGAGAGCGACAATGTTTCATGCCACCGACCTGTGCCACCACTGCGGCATGTGCGTCGTTTACGGTGTGAGAGGGAGGCTTTGCCCCAGGAAGCTTAGGCGGGAGCAGGTTGTTTTGAGCCCGCAGGGGTATGGGCCTGCCAGGAACATTGTTTCGTTCACCGGCGGCGACGTCGTCTGTCAGGCGGAGTTCTACGCTGAGGCGGCGGAGGCAATTAAGGACGCGTGCTCAAATATGTGGGTTCTCATTGAGACCAATGGTTACGGGCTCACGCCAAGGAACCTCGAGGTCCTAGCTTCCGGCGGGGTCGACTCTTTCTGGCTCGACATTAAGGCTTACGACGAGGAAGTTTATAGGCGCCTCTGCGGGACCACGAACAAGTGGATTCTGGAGGCGCCCGAGCTCATAGTTGACATGGGCTTCGTACTCGAGGTTCTAACGCTCTACATTCCGGGGTGGGTTGAAGTCGACCAGATCGTCAAGGTAGCTGAGCTCGTGCGCGACGTAGACCCGGAGATCCCCTTCACAGTCCTAGCATTCTTCCCAGCTTACAGGCTGTCTAACGTTAGGAGCCCAAGCCTTCTAGAGATGGTCAAAGCGTACCTCGCAGTCAAAGAGACGGGGCTGAAAAACGTTAAGCTGGGGAACT